A window from Cryptomeria japonica chromosome 1, Sugi_1.0, whole genome shotgun sequence encodes these proteins:
- the LOC131050286 gene encoding GDSL esterase/lipase At4g26790, with translation MKSRAESLVVLSVFLTLTITIAQKCDYILFVGGQKVPAIFMFGDSYGDTGNNDFIITTVASDFPPYGRDFEDRIPTGRFSNGKLISDYFVEGLGIKELLPPYLDPNLNTQDLLTGVCFGSSGTGLDNLTAQISNVIPVWKQIEYFREYRNRIEGLVGEEEATTIIRNAIFFITIGTNDFIVNYFTLPIPPLQFTVQEYTGFLLNTYTVYIQELYNLGATRFALINVPPLGCLPIERTLRSLLNRGACDEEINQAASGFNSGLNAMIDGLKSTFPRLQIVSLDYNNLISEFIANPSKYGFEVIARGCCGTGTVEISFICNELSPFTCPDASKYLFFDSVHFTQKAYQIISNTFLTRDVPQLL, from the exons ATGAAATCAAGGGCAGAATCTCTGGTTGTGCTCTCTGTATTTTTAACTTTGACCATCACAATAGCACAGAAATGTGATTACATTTTGTTTGTAGGAGGACAGAAAGTGCCTGCTATTTTTATGTTTGGGGACTCTTATGGAGATACAGGGAATAATGATTTCATAATTACGACAGTTGCTAGTGACTTCCCTCCATATGGAAGAGATTTTGAAGATCGCATTCCCACAGGAAGGTTCTCCAACGGAAAACTCATCTCTGACTACTTTG TTGAAGGACTTGGAATCAAGGAACTTTTGCCCCCATATTTGGACCCAAACCTCAACACCCAAGACTTGCTAACTGGTGTCTGTTTTGGATCTTCTGGCACAGGCTTAGACAATCTCACTGCCCAAATAAGT AATGTGATACCAGTTTGGAAACAAATTGAGTATTTTAGGGAGTACAGAAACAGAATAGAAGGATTGGTAGGAGAAGAAGAGGCCACCACCATAATCAGAAATGCAATATTTTTCATTACAATAGGGACCAATGACTTCATTGTCAACTACTTCACACTCCCAATTCCTCCACTTCAGTTCACTGTTCAAGAGTATACAGGTTTTCTCTTGAATACATACACAGTTTATATCCAG GAATTATACAACCTGGGTGCCACTAGATTTGCTTTGATTAATGTTCCACCATTGGGATGTTTACCAATAGAGAGAACACTTAGAAGCCTTTTGAATAGGGGAGCATGTGATGAAGAGATAAACCAGGCTGCATCTGGATTCAATTCGGGATTAAATGCCATGATTGATGGACTCAAATCTACTTTTCCTAGGCTTCAAATTGTTTCTCTGGATTATAACAATCTGATTTCCGAGTTCATTGCAAATCCTAGCAAATATG GTTTTGAGGTGATTGCAAGGGGTTGCTGTGGGACGGGCACAGTAGAAATTTCCTTCATATGCAATGAATTGAGTCCTTTTACATGCCCTGATGCTTCCAAATATCTCTTCTTTGATTCCGTGCACTTTACTCAGAAGGCatatcaaatcatttccaatacaTTTTTAACCAGAGATGTTCCTCAACttctttaa